In one window of Frigoriglobus tundricola DNA:
- a CDS encoding tetratricopeptide repeat protein, producing the protein MPTINKRFLLKLLLVLLASGGALVAAHAVQARRIPAALKLQSDRAAEAGKLDVAVHYLRQYLEFYPDDVENLVRLADLLEKRSPTQKGYSDLLFLYDRILNLDADRHPIRRKALDISIKHLGRFSDGVTHAETLLRAFPDEAGLWQQLGAAQAGRNELDQARTSYEKAIECAPDDLLGYRRLAQHVWQEMNDDGGARKVLDDMVRALPQDPEAYLIRARFETYTAEEMGVAQVGRGDLGRATSDLRRVLELDPENAEACLLLSEIMQRNRNLGAAHALLRDAVSVYPRDLKIVRSLSWLELIRGNAAAAITVLEDGLKAIPDGFDLMVPLADLLVQQGDTTRTEEILRRLEERKAPTSQVRYLKARVKMREQQWPQAVAMLEALRAEVADLPGLEMQLNLLAAACFQKLGDPAAEEQAYQRVISRDARNVLARIGLGTLYMNAGRFEDAARELDAAVQSPYSTGVVVTQWLRLRTRLLLNGAPGGDWQRLEAATGLYGPRFGRGATEPVLLRAELMAAQGRLNDAVRLLRAETGVRAADPALWAALALLTADLRGTAAGLVVVDEGQAAAGDCAEVRLVRANLYAREPGRIRPLDSLGEPRRELAGVRADPPAVGAGRGVRPARRPGERGPDAARDRRPATGQCGDVAPAARAVRAGRRDGGRGPDGARQTRGRDRAVGAVVRRAGRGHE; encoded by the coding sequence ATGCCGACGATCAACAAGCGCTTCCTCCTCAAGCTTCTCCTCGTCCTGCTCGCCAGCGGCGGCGCGCTGGTCGCCGCCCACGCGGTGCAGGCCCGTCGCATCCCGGCGGCACTCAAACTCCAATCCGATCGTGCCGCCGAGGCCGGCAAACTCGACGTCGCCGTCCACTACTTGCGGCAGTACCTGGAGTTCTACCCGGACGACGTCGAGAACCTGGTCCGGCTCGCCGACCTGCTCGAAAAGCGCAGCCCCACCCAGAAGGGGTACTCGGACCTGCTCTTCCTCTACGACCGCATCCTCAACCTCGATGCCGACCGGCACCCGATCCGCCGCAAGGCACTGGACATCAGCATCAAGCACCTCGGACGGTTCTCGGACGGCGTCACCCACGCGGAGACGCTGCTGAGGGCGTTTCCGGACGAGGCGGGACTGTGGCAGCAGCTCGGGGCCGCGCAGGCCGGGCGCAACGAACTCGATCAGGCCCGCACGTCCTACGAAAAGGCGATCGAGTGTGCGCCGGACGACCTGCTCGGCTACCGGCGGCTGGCGCAGCACGTGTGGCAGGAGATGAACGACGACGGCGGCGCGCGCAAGGTCCTCGACGACATGGTGCGGGCGCTGCCTCAGGACCCGGAGGCGTACCTGATCCGCGCCCGGTTCGAGACGTACACCGCGGAGGAGATGGGCGTGGCGCAGGTCGGCCGGGGCGACCTCGGCCGGGCCACGAGCGACCTGCGGCGCGTCCTCGAACTGGACCCGGAGAACGCCGAAGCGTGCCTGCTGCTGAGTGAGATCATGCAGCGGAACCGCAACCTCGGCGCGGCCCACGCGCTGCTCCGCGACGCGGTCTCCGTGTACCCGCGGGACCTGAAGATCGTCCGCAGCCTGTCGTGGCTGGAGCTGATCCGCGGGAACGCGGCGGCCGCGATCACCGTTCTGGAGGACGGCCTGAAGGCCATCCCCGACGGCTTCGACCTGATGGTCCCGCTGGCCGACCTGCTCGTGCAACAGGGCGACACGACCCGCACCGAGGAGATCCTCCGGCGCCTGGAGGAGCGCAAGGCACCGACCTCGCAAGTCAGGTACCTGAAGGCCCGCGTGAAGATGCGCGAGCAGCAGTGGCCGCAGGCGGTGGCGATGCTCGAGGCGCTCCGCGCGGAGGTCGCCGACCTGCCGGGGCTGGAGATGCAACTCAATTTGCTCGCGGCCGCCTGCTTCCAGAAGCTCGGCGACCCGGCGGCGGAGGAGCAGGCGTACCAGCGGGTGATCAGCCGGGACGCCCGGAACGTGCTCGCCCGCATCGGGCTGGGCACCCTGTACATGAACGCCGGGCGGTTCGAGGACGCGGCCCGCGAGCTGGACGCCGCGGTCCAGTCCCCGTACTCGACCGGCGTGGTGGTCACCCAGTGGCTCCGGCTCCGGACGCGGCTGCTGTTGAACGGTGCGCCCGGGGGCGACTGGCAGCGCCTCGAGGCCGCCACCGGCTTGTACGGGCCGCGGTTCGGGCGCGGGGCGACCGAGCCCGTCTTGCTGCGGGCCGAACTGATGGCCGCACAGGGGCGACTGAACGACGCGGTCCGCCTGCTCCGCGCGGAGACCGGCGTGCGCGCCGCCGACCCCGCCCTGTGGGCCGCACTCGCCCTGCTGACCGCCGACCTGCGGGGGACGGCCGCCGGGCTGGTCGTGGTGGACGAGGGCCAGGCCGCGGCCGGCGATTGCGCGGAGGTCCGCCTCGTCCGCGCGAACCTGTACGCCCGCGAGCCGGGCCGCATTCGCCCCCTCGATTCCCTCGGCGAGCCGCGTCGAGAGCTGGCCGGAGTCCGAGCAGATCCGCCTGCTGTCGGGGCTGGTCGAGGTGTACGACCGGCTCGGCGACCAGGCGAACGTGGCCCAGATGCTGCGCGGGATCGTCGCCCGGCAACCGGCCAATGTGGCGATGTGGCTCCGGCTGCACGAGCGGTCCGCGCCGGGCGACGCGACGGCGGTCGCGGCCCGGACGGCGCTCGTCAAACTCGAGGGCGAGACCGGGCCGTCGGTGCTGTTGTGCGACGCGCGGGGCGCGGGCACGAGTGA
- a CDS encoding RNA polymerase sigma factor has translation MQTTSLTLLRRLCQPHEPDAWSRFVRLYSTGIYSWVRGLGLRHDDAADIVQDVFVTLVQKLPEFRHQGGRSFRGWLWAITRNKCREWARRRELVLVPAAALAEVAGKDDEPFWEDEFRRHLIGQIASVIEADYPPEVWRAFWEHVVEGKPAPRVAAELGINLWAVYTAKARIVTRLHEEFPDLVAD, from the coding sequence ATGCAGACCACTTCGCTTACTCTGCTCAGGCGCCTGTGTCAGCCCCACGAGCCCGACGCCTGGTCCCGGTTCGTCCGGCTCTACTCAACTGGCATCTATTCCTGGGTCCGGGGGCTGGGCCTCCGACACGACGACGCCGCCGACATCGTTCAGGACGTTTTCGTCACGCTCGTCCAGAAGCTGCCCGAGTTCCGCCATCAGGGCGGCCGGAGCTTTCGCGGCTGGCTCTGGGCGATCACGCGCAACAAGTGCCGGGAGTGGGCGCGCCGACGGGAGCTGGTCCTGGTCCCCGCGGCCGCGCTCGCCGAGGTCGCGGGGAAGGACGACGAACCGTTCTGGGAGGACGAGTTCCGCCGCCACCTGATCGGTCAAATCGCGTCCGTCATCGAAGCCGACTACCCGCCCGAAGTGTGGCGGGCGTTTTGGGAACACGTCGTCGAGGGCAAACCCGCGCCGCGGGTCGCGGCCGAACTCGGGATCAACCTGTGGGCCGTCTACACCGCCAAGGCCCGAATCGTGACCCGCCTGCACGAGGAGTTCCCCGACCTTGTCGCCGACTGA
- a CDS encoding protein kinase domain-containing protein produces MSPTDRTKADPCFPADEIRALLLGRGAGAAADRLARHISSCPRCAAVAEAIGLDSGIVSGLRRDALPPAPSDRELADVVARVGRIDRSSRAGGARGAPAADVPARLGPYRLYERLGTGGMGVVYRAEDTALHRFVAVKVVKGSADAGTRARFLSEARALAAVRHDNVVTVHYVGEEPTAAGAIPYLAMELLEGQTLRDWMATAPLPPIDWVVHVGRQIASGLAFAHSAGLVHRDVKPANLWLEAPQGWATRPPETRPTLAAVGRVKLLDFGLAHPPGVAAGAGAAGTLAYMSPNRRATRPLTRGRTCSGSAVCSTSCVRAGCHFPTGAGAGPGTATPRRAPVRSLNPAVPERLADLIERLLAADRADRPGSARAVELELADLDPHSAGPPTESGQSDATVIIRPGRRPRRSRRLVMLVALVVAGAVVAFARTTRTDTTHNPPADGFVPQPTAVTETTEPTITDQQKTLASSDVIDEEWCRALSTLPPQQQVNVVLRALGKSNPQFEWIKGSGWAEPDRVIRLTVNADTVSDLRPVRALTALTVLRCRGSAPGRGTLTDLSPLSELKLQELHCRNNPNLRDLSPIQLDHLGFVDASFTGLETLVGLSEAPLVTLKISGTPIRDLGPVRKMSKLKVLTCIDCPITDFEPLTAIRLRELNANVQVERDAAVLKRIHTLEKINDVPVAEFWKSLPPTTPN; encoded by the coding sequence TTGTCGCCGACTGATCGAACGAAGGCCGATCCCTGTTTCCCGGCCGATGAGATTCGGGCGCTGCTACTCGGGCGCGGAGCGGGCGCGGCCGCGGACCGCCTCGCCCGCCACATCTCCAGTTGCCCCCGTTGCGCCGCGGTGGCCGAGGCCATCGGTCTCGACTCCGGGATCGTTTCCGGGCTCCGCCGGGACGCCCTCCCGCCCGCGCCCTCCGACCGCGAACTCGCCGACGTGGTCGCCCGCGTCGGCCGGATCGATCGATCGTCCCGGGCCGGGGGCGCGAGGGGCGCCCCGGCGGCCGATGTGCCGGCTCGGCTCGGCCCCTACCGCCTCTACGAGCGCCTCGGGACCGGCGGTATGGGCGTCGTGTACCGCGCCGAGGACACCGCGCTTCATCGGTTCGTGGCGGTGAAGGTCGTCAAAGGGAGCGCGGACGCGGGCACGCGGGCGCGGTTCCTGAGCGAGGCGCGGGCGCTCGCGGCGGTCCGGCACGACAACGTCGTGACCGTCCATTACGTTGGCGAGGAGCCGACCGCCGCGGGGGCGATCCCGTACCTGGCGATGGAACTGCTGGAGGGGCAGACGCTGCGCGACTGGATGGCGACCGCCCCGCTCCCTCCCATCGATTGGGTGGTGCACGTGGGCCGGCAGATCGCATCCGGCCTCGCCTTCGCACACAGCGCCGGGCTGGTCCACCGCGACGTGAAGCCGGCCAACCTGTGGCTGGAAGCCCCGCAGGGGTGGGCGACCCGACCGCCGGAGACCCGCCCCACGCTCGCCGCCGTTGGGCGCGTGAAGCTCCTCGACTTCGGACTGGCCCACCCGCCCGGCGTCGCGGCGGGGGCCGGCGCCGCCGGGACGCTCGCGTACATGTCCCCGAACAGGCGCGCGACGAGGCCGTTGACGCGCGGACGGACCTGTTCGGGCTCGGCTGTGTGCTCTACGAGTTGTGTACGGGCCGGCTGTCATTTCCCCACCGGGGCCGGGGCTGGGCCGGGGACCGCGACGCCCCGCCGGGCGCCCGTTCGCTCACTGAACCCCGCCGTCCCGGAGCGGCTCGCCGACCTGATCGAACGGCTGCTGGCCGCGGACCGCGCCGACCGGCCGGGGTCGGCTCGTGCGGTCGAACTCGAACTCGCCGACCTCGACCCGCACTCCGCCGGCCCGCCCACGGAGTCGGGGCAGTCGGACGCAACGGTCATCATCCGCCCGGGCCGGCGCCCCAGGCGGTCTCGGCGTCTGGTCATGCTCGTCGCCTTGGTGGTGGCTGGCGCGGTTGTGGCCTTCGCCCGGACCACCCGCACCGACACGACCCACAACCCGCCAGCCGACGGGTTCGTGCCGCAGCCGACGGCCGTCACCGAGACGACCGAGCCGACTATCACCGACCAACAAAAGACACTCGCCTCTTCGGACGTGATTGACGAAGAGTGGTGCCGCGCGCTTTCGACCCTTCCGCCCCAGCAACAGGTCAACGTGGTCCTTCGTGCGCTGGGCAAATCGAACCCCCAGTTCGAATGGATCAAAGGGAGCGGGTGGGCCGAGCCGGACCGGGTGATTCGCCTGACCGTGAATGCCGACACGGTGTCCGACCTCCGCCCGGTCCGGGCACTGACGGCCCTCACCGTTCTGCGGTGCAGGGGCTCGGCCCCGGGGCGCGGAACCCTCACGGACCTGTCACCGTTGTCCGAGCTGAAATTGCAGGAACTTCATTGCCGCAATAACCCCAACCTCCGGGACCTGTCCCCGATTCAACTCGACCACCTGGGCTTTGTGGACGCGTCGTTCACGGGCCTGGAGACCCTGGTCGGACTGAGTGAGGCTCCTCTCGTGACACTCAAGATCTCGGGAACGCCGATCCGTGACCTCGGTCCGGTCCGGAAGATGTCGAAACTGAAAGTTCTCACCTGTATCGATTGCCCGATTACCGACTTCGAGCCGCTCACCGCGATCCGTCTCCGAGAACTGAACGCGAACGTGCAGGTGGAACGTGACGCGGCCGTGTTGAAACGCATTCACACGCTGGAAAAGATCAACGATGTACCCGTTGCGGAGTTCTGGAAAAGCCTACCGCCGACGACTCCGAACTGA
- a CDS encoding POTRA domain-containing protein, which produces MAPSRYTVRPSLLLIAFWLGHTSPAAEPPAAQPATVRDVSFSGADHLSKGELRDLTGVRAGDLISPVRNERGRQAILRKYQEEGRLFASVELIEGRSVSDTRVAYEIVEGPVVKVAEIQFRGTGRVGAEKLLAAKRASGAITGKTLRPDAIETDVKTLVGYYRELGSAGTKITPEVIRSSDLAKVTIVYHVSESN; this is translated from the coding sequence ATGGCCCCCAGTCGTTACACCGTTCGCCCGTCATTACTGCTCATCGCGTTCTGGCTGGGCCACACGAGTCCGGCCGCAGAACCCCCGGCCGCACAACCCGCGACCGTTCGGGACGTGAGTTTTTCCGGGGCCGATCATCTGAGTAAGGGCGAACTCCGCGACCTGACCGGTGTCCGCGCCGGCGATCTTATAAGCCCCGTGCGGAACGAACGCGGGCGACAGGCGATCCTCCGTAAATACCAGGAGGAAGGCCGCTTGTTCGCGAGCGTCGAACTGATCGAGGGCCGCTCGGTATCTGACACGCGCGTCGCGTACGAGATCGTGGAGGGGCCGGTCGTCAAGGTCGCTGAGATTCAGTTCCGGGGCACCGGGCGGGTGGGTGCGGAGAAGCTCCTCGCGGCCAAACGCGCCAGTGGGGCGATCACCGGCAAAACACTTCGACCGGACGCGATCGAAACCGATGTGAAGACCCTTGTCGGTTATTACCGCGAACTCGGGTCCGCGGGAACGAAAATTACGCCGGAAGTGATTCGGTCCTCAGATCTGGCCAAAGTCACGATCGTGTACCACGTCTCCGAATCCAATTAA
- a CDS encoding S1C family serine protease, giving the protein MISRLLTSAVLLAALAAPASAQLSKDTELRSLFKPVVERASESTVRIRCNDKDTVLGTVVDPDGLILTKLSELKGGVYVRLPDGTEYEAITVAADKATDLALLKVDVKGLKPVTFSDTKKVPRGSWVAASGPTSDPVAIGIVSVMTRRLTGRDADIINPNRGFMGVEPVDDKDEGGKPAGAKLNRVEPGGAADKAGLTAGDVIVELNGIKILSQAKLREQLEGLRGGDVVTVKAKRKDDMKSFKVTLGKPRKDRSDIQNSMGSELSDRRTGFSEVIETDMVLNAKECGGPVVDLDGNVLGINIARAGRVDTWVLPSEVIRPLLPQFKAGKFAPVAATSAPALPVAPAPHVKEKKSK; this is encoded by the coding sequence ATGATCTCGCGTCTTCTCACCTCTGCCGTGCTGCTGGCCGCGCTCGCCGCCCCGGCCTCTGCGCAACTGTCCAAGGACACCGAACTGCGGAGCCTCTTCAAGCCGGTGGTGGAAAGGGCGAGCGAGTCCACCGTCCGCATCCGGTGCAACGACAAGGACACCGTTCTCGGTACGGTCGTGGACCCGGACGGCCTCATTCTGACGAAGCTCAGCGAGCTGAAGGGGGGCGTTTACGTCCGCCTGCCCGACGGCACCGAGTACGAGGCGATCACGGTCGCCGCGGACAAGGCCACCGACCTGGCGCTTCTCAAAGTGGACGTGAAGGGGCTGAAGCCGGTGACCTTTTCGGACACGAAGAAGGTGCCGCGGGGTTCCTGGGTGGCCGCATCGGGTCCGACGAGCGACCCCGTGGCCATCGGGATCGTGAGCGTGATGACCCGCCGCCTGACGGGGCGCGACGCCGATATCATCAACCCGAACCGCGGGTTCATGGGCGTCGAGCCGGTGGACGACAAGGACGAGGGCGGGAAGCCCGCCGGGGCGAAGCTCAACAGAGTGGAACCGGGCGGCGCGGCGGATAAGGCCGGGCTCACTGCGGGCGACGTGATCGTCGAACTGAACGGGATCAAGATCCTGAGTCAGGCTAAGCTCCGCGAGCAACTCGAGGGCCTGAGGGGCGGGGACGTGGTCACCGTGAAGGCGAAACGCAAGGACGACATGAAGAGCTTCAAGGTGACCCTGGGCAAGCCGCGTAAGGACCGCAGCGATATCCAGAACTCGATGGGCAGCGAACTGTCGGACCGCCGCACCGGGTTCTCCGAGGTCATCGAGACCGACATGGTGCTGAACGCCAAGGAGTGCGGCGGGCCGGTGGTCGATCTCGACGGGAACGTTCTGGGCATCAACATCGCCCGCGCCGGGCGGGTGGACACCTGGGTGCTGCCGAGCGAGGTCATCCGCCCGCTGCTGCCGCAGTTTAAGGCCGGCAAGTTCGCGCCGGTGGCGGCCACGTCCGCGCCGGCTCTACCGGTCGCACCGGCGCCGCACGTCAAGGAGAAGAAATCGAAGTGA
- the tnpC gene encoding IS66 family transposase, whose amino-acid sequence MTPVPQPPELPSDLPPQVVAYIRILEATIAELTAQVTGLTTRVAELEARLNQNSTNSSKPPSSDAPHVKPAPPKPPSGKRRGGQPGHPKAERTLLPPDEIRALKPSTCRDCAHPLTGDDPQPAVHQVHEIPVITPHVTEYRCHRLRCPHCGTTTAATVPAEAATGYGPRAQAVAAVLTGSCRLGKRGTSQLFADLFGLPLSPAMVCKLQHRTAEALKPVAEDALIYTRGQPANVDETGWTQGRKRAWLWVAVTTFVVAFLIRKTRGRSAFDDLRAGSTAVHTTDRYPVYTHLSKHTRQLCWAHLRRDFQAMIDRGGSGTAIGAALLASSDALFEHWYRVRDGTLARSTFRSNYVPELRHQIGEHLRTGAACGCAKTAATCGDLLAVEASLWTFARVVGVEPTNNAAEREVRHAVCWRKTSFGTDSERGSRFVERILTVLASCRRQNRNVLAFLTDAIRAHRNGEPAPTLLPA is encoded by the coding sequence ATGACGCCTGTCCCTCAACCGCCGGAACTCCCGAGCGACCTGCCCCCACAGGTCGTGGCGTATATCCGCATTCTTGAGGCCACGATTGCCGAACTCACCGCCCAGGTCACCGGGCTCACCACCCGCGTCGCGGAACTCGAGGCCCGTCTCAACCAGAACTCCACCAACTCGTCCAAGCCCCCTTCGTCCGACGCCCCGCACGTGAAACCGGCCCCGCCCAAGCCGCCCTCGGGCAAGAGACGAGGCGGGCAACCGGGGCACCCCAAAGCCGAACGCACCCTGCTGCCGCCCGATGAGATCCGGGCACTTAAGCCGTCCACGTGCCGGGACTGTGCGCACCCGTTGACCGGGGACGACCCACAACCGGCCGTTCATCAGGTCCACGAGATCCCCGTCATCACGCCTCACGTCACCGAGTATCGGTGCCACCGGCTCCGGTGCCCGCACTGCGGCACGACGACCGCGGCGACGGTGCCGGCCGAGGCGGCGACCGGATACGGACCCCGGGCTCAGGCGGTGGCCGCGGTGCTCACCGGCTCGTGCCGCCTGGGCAAGCGCGGCACGAGCCAATTGTTCGCCGACCTGTTCGGCCTGCCCCTGAGCCCGGCGATGGTGTGCAAGCTCCAGCACCGAACCGCGGAGGCGTTGAAGCCGGTGGCCGAGGACGCCCTGATCTACACCCGCGGACAACCGGCCAACGTGGACGAGACCGGCTGGACCCAAGGCCGCAAGCGGGCCTGGTTGTGGGTGGCCGTGACCACGTTCGTGGTGGCCTTCCTGATCCGAAAGACCCGGGGCCGAAGCGCCTTCGATGATCTGCGAGCGGGCTCGACGGCCGTCCACACGACCGACCGGTATCCGGTGTACACGCACCTTTCCAAGCACACGCGCCAGCTGTGCTGGGCGCACCTGCGTCGCGATTTCCAGGCGATGATCGACCGCGGCGGTTCCGGGACGGCGATCGGTGCGGCTCTGTTGGCGAGTTCGGACGCCTTGTTCGAGCATTGGTATCGGGTCCGGGACGGAACCCTCGCGCGGTCCACATTCCGATCGAACTACGTCCCCGAATTGCGTCACCAGATCGGCGAGCACCTGCGGACCGGGGCTGCGTGCGGCTGCGCCAAGACCGCCGCCACCTGCGGCGACCTGTTGGCCGTCGAGGCGTCGTTGTGGACGTTCGCGCGGGTCGTCGGTGTGGAACCGACCAACAACGCGGCCGAGCGCGAGGTGCGCCACGCGGTGTGCTGGCGCAAAACCAGCTTCGGGACCGACAGCGAACGCGGGAGCCGATTCGTGGAACGCATCTTGACGGTCCTCGCCTCGTGCCGCCGGCAGAACCGCAACGTATTGGCATTCCTCACCGACGCCATCCGCGCACACCGCAATGGCGAGCCGGCACCGACACTGCTCCCGGCCTAA
- a CDS encoding fused DSP-PTPase phosphatase/NAD kinase-like protein, translating into MIGTLVVVSVAAVPAVYAALRPARLRNFGEVRAGVLYRSGQLTPAGFERVLDERGIRTVISLRPERDAEKADTWEEDVARARGVKYVRVTPREHDDAWLDRMAEQFLAVVDAPANHPVLVHCMAGRDRTGTMCAIYRMEFDRWTAERAAAEMQEFEFDPNKDPPAQAYNRYVLGYRPRWARTAEEKK; encoded by the coding sequence ATGATCGGGACCCTCGTGGTCGTTTCGGTGGCCGCGGTGCCGGCGGTGTACGCGGCCCTGCGGCCCGCCCGTCTCAGAAATTTCGGTGAGGTCCGCGCGGGCGTGCTGTACCGCAGCGGGCAACTCACTCCGGCCGGGTTCGAGCGCGTACTGGACGAGCGCGGGATCAGGACCGTGATCAGCCTGCGCCCCGAACGTGACGCGGAGAAGGCCGACACCTGGGAGGAGGACGTGGCCCGGGCCCGCGGGGTGAAGTACGTTCGCGTGACCCCGCGCGAACACGACGATGCGTGGCTCGATCGCATGGCCGAGCAGTTCCTGGCGGTCGTTGACGCCCCGGCCAATCACCCGGTCCTGGTTCACTGCATGGCCGGGCGCGACCGTACGGGCACGATGTGTGCGATCTACCGCATGGAGTTCGACCGCTGGACGGCCGAGCGGGCGGCGGCCGAAATGCAAGAGTTCGAGTTCGACCCGAACAAGGACCCCCCCGCACAGGCCTACAACCGGTACGTGTTGGGCTACCGGCCGAGGTGGGCACGGACCGCCGAAGAGAAAAAGTAG
- a CDS encoding S1C family serine protease yields the protein MTLPRSARLAACLTLCLAVLSAAAPAADPTPEAVKKWDPSRNTAPEDIAELKSLQESVKSVVEKCTPATVALLFGNSTGSGVIVSEDGLVLTAAHVIRDYKAPVSGRMEGEALPFTSGKPITIRLASGKDVEGKTLGINAGDDSGMVQITEKGPNNGKWPFQPVGKSGSLKKGQWLVALGHPNGPKTGRVPVARLGRVQETTRNSIRTDCPVVGGDSGGPLFDLNGNVVGITSRIGLPLSQNIHVQSDRFKSDWDAMYAGDWIDKPVKAAAAYLGVVFPDNEDDDAWLREVEEGGPAEKGGLKPGDTITKFNSTVVKSVKQFRELMNAAKPGAEVKFTVRRGTTVSIMPVKLGKRDT from the coding sequence ATGACTTTGCCACGGTCGGCCCGTCTGGCCGCCTGCTTGACCTTATGCCTCGCCGTTCTTTCCGCGGCGGCGCCGGCCGCGGACCCGACCCCGGAAGCGGTGAAAAAGTGGGACCCGAGCCGCAACACGGCCCCGGAAGATATTGCGGAACTCAAATCGCTCCAGGAGAGCGTGAAATCGGTCGTCGAGAAGTGTACGCCGGCCACGGTCGCGCTGCTGTTCGGCAACAGCACGGGCAGCGGGGTGATCGTCAGCGAGGACGGGTTGGTCTTGACGGCCGCACACGTCATCCGCGATTACAAGGCGCCGGTGTCCGGGCGCATGGAGGGTGAAGCGCTGCCGTTCACAAGCGGGAAGCCGATCACGATCCGGCTCGCGAGCGGCAAGGACGTGGAGGGCAAGACCCTCGGGATCAACGCGGGCGACGACAGCGGCATGGTGCAGATCACGGAGAAGGGACCGAACAACGGGAAGTGGCCGTTCCAGCCGGTCGGCAAGTCGGGCTCTCTGAAAAAGGGTCAGTGGCTGGTGGCCCTCGGCCACCCAAACGGCCCGAAAACCGGTCGGGTCCCGGTCGCCCGCCTCGGCCGGGTGCAGGAGACCACCCGTAACTCGATCCGAACGGACTGTCCGGTCGTCGGTGGCGACTCCGGCGGCCCGCTCTTCGACCTCAACGGCAACGTGGTCGGCATCACCAGCCGCATCGGGCTGCCGCTCTCGCAAAACATCCACGTCCAGAGCGACCGGTTCAAAAGCGACTGGGACGCCATGTACGCCGGCGACTGGATCGACAAGCCTGTGAAAGCGGCTGCGGCGTACCTGGGGGTCGTGTTCCCAGATAACGAGGACGACGACGCGTGGCTCCGCGAGGTCGAAGAGGGCGGCCCCGCCGAGAAGGGCGGTTTGAAGCCCGGCGACACCATCACGAAGTTCAACAGCACGGTGGTGAAGTCGGTCAAGCAGTTCCGCGAACTCATGAACGCGGCGAAGCCCGGGGCGGAAGTGAAATTCACGGTCCGCCGCGGCACCACCGTCTCGATCATGCCCGTGAAACTGGGCAAACGGGACACCTGA
- a CDS encoding glycosyltransferase family 4 protein: MDIALCYESVLPARGGAETYIGDLARRLARDGHAVHLYATRWDATALPAATHYHRIDVPSGPRFLRPWRFAAACEAALRTRTHDVSIGFDKTWGQDVLYPQGGLHAASAAHNRLKFANGFERGIADLGKWFDPAAWSFARLERKQYLGPTRPLVVVNSFMVRKHFEQFYGVPPEAVRVVRSAIDPMRFAADDRLKRRHEERGRWMVFPEETVGLFVAMNYRLKGLSPLLHALARVPRDRPFKLAVVGHPKYGRYLKQAERLGVADRVRFLGHRADPKDCYFAADFLVHPTFYDPCSLVALEALACGLPVVTTRYNGASELLTPPNDGVVIDDPHDAPALAAAMYRFTDRSYRAEASSCARQTGTRWTFEHHYRALIDVFGEARKIKRAA; this comes from the coding sequence ATGGACATTGCCCTCTGCTACGAAAGCGTCCTCCCGGCCCGCGGCGGGGCGGAGACGTACATCGGCGACCTCGCCCGCCGGCTCGCGCGCGACGGCCACGCCGTCCACCTGTACGCCACCCGCTGGGACGCGACCGCGCTCCCCGCCGCCACCCACTACCACCGGATCGACGTCCCGAGCGGCCCGCGGTTCCTGCGCCCGTGGCGGTTCGCCGCCGCCTGCGAAGCGGCCCTGCGGACCCGGACCCATGACGTGAGCATCGGCTTCGACAAGACCTGGGGCCAGGACGTCCTCTACCCGCAGGGCGGGCTGCACGCGGCCAGTGCCGCCCACAACCGGCTCAAGTTCGCCAACGGCTTCGAGCGCGGGATCGCCGACCTCGGCAAGTGGTTCGACCCGGCCGCGTGGTCGTTCGCGCGCCTCGAGCGGAAGCAGTACCTCGGCCCCACGCGCCCGCTCGTCGTCGTGAACAGCTTCATGGTGCGGAAGCACTTCGAGCAGTTTTACGGCGTCCCGCCGGAAGCGGTGCGGGTGGTGCGGAGCGCGATCGACCCGATGCGATTCGCGGCCGACGACCGGCTCAAACGGCGGCACGAGGAGCGCGGCCGGTGGATGGTGTTCCCGGAGGAGACGGTCGGGCTCTTCGTCGCGATGAACTACCGGCTCAAGGGGCTCTCGCCGCTCCTGCACGCGCTCGCCCGCGTGCCGCGTGACAGGCCGTTCAAACTGGCGGTCGTCGGGCACCCGAAATACGGCCGCTACCTGAAGCAGGCGGAACGGCTCGGGGTCGCGGACCGCGTGCGGTTCCTGGGGCACCGCGCCGACCCGAAGGACTGCTACTTCGCGGCCGACTTCCTCGTTCACCCGACCTTCTACGACCCGTGTTCGCTGGTCGCGCTCGAAGCGCTCGCGTGCGGGCTCCCGGTGGTGACCACGCGCTACAACGGGGCGAGTGAGCTGCTGACCCCGCCGAACGACGGGGTCGTGATCGACGACCCGCACGACGCGCCCGCGCTCGCCGCGGCGATGTACCGGTTCACCGACCGCTCCTACCGCGCGGAAGCGTCGAGCTGCGCGCGACAGACCGGAACCCGGTGGACCTTCGAGCACCACTACCGGGCTCTGATCGACGTGTTCGGCGAGGCGCGCAAGATCAAAAGGGCCGCGTGA